GTATTTTCCGTCATTAGAAAAGGCAAGTTCTGTTTTACCCGTTTTCTTATTGACCTGTACACTTTTTAGTTGCTTACCGCTGGCAACTTCCCATATTGTCAACAAACCATTGTCGCACATACAAGCAAGTAATTGATTGTCACGACTAAAATCGCTTGAAACTACATTGCCATTGCAGGGTTTGAGTTCTCGCTCCAGTTTTTTGGTGTTCCAATCCAATATCTTCACACTGTTGAAACTGCCTATTGCTACTTTTCTATCTTCATTGGCAAAAGTGAAACTACTCATATGTTCTTTTTGAGTATTGGCAGAGGCGATTACCCCGCCTTTGAAAATATCAGTTTGATACAACTGCCCGTCAGAACTGCCATAGAACAAAGTATTTGGGCTAATTGTACTAAAATGTGCAAAAATAAAATAAGGTTTATCGTTTGGATTGGTCGGTCTCGGTTTGGCGGAAGTAGTAAAAATAGCTTTTTGTTCTTTGATATTCCAAATTTTCAAAGTGCCATCTTGACTTGTACTGACTAAAAAATCATTGCTGCTATGTATTTCAATATCTGTAATGGGTGAATCATGACCCTTCAATATTTTTGGAATCGTACGTGCAAGGGTATGTCGAACATAGGTCAGATAACGCACTGTTATTTTACCTTTTTCTGTACCCGCAGCCATGATCTTGCCATCCGAATTGTAACGTACACAGGTGGCTGCACCTTCATTAGGACCCGCAGTATGGGATTTGCCTTGGTCAAAAATTTGAGCAGAGAGGGTACTGCTACTCACTAAAGCGAAAATTGCGAGCAGTCTAAATATAAACGTAAAATGTATTTTTATCATAGTTTGCAAAGATAAGGAAAATTTGAAACTGAAAATGAAGATAGATAGATATATTGTTTTCTGATTGTCTAATGAATTTGTTTTGAAGGATATACAAACGGTATTTCTGATAAATCCTTTGACAATACATTCAGAAATAGGTTTAGTGAAAGCCACACAATTCAAATAAAACCCCCAAAGTGTGAAACACTTCGGGGGACAAAACTAACTATGAAAACAATTTACCTTAGTACGACCAAAGGTATTTCATTTTTTGAAGTAAATTCTTCATTGTAGGGCAGCTATAAAACGGCTGTATTCATCATTTTATTTTCAAAGTCACGTCAATTTTCACTATTATTCAAGCGTACACTCTTATTTCTCAACAAATGATCTGCAATGACCAAAGCCGCCATTGCTTCCACAATCGGTACTGCACGAGGCACGACACAAGGATCGTGTCGTCCTTTTCCTGTCACTGTCACTGCATTCCCCGACTTATCCACTGAGTCTTGCGCCCGAACAATCGTTGCCACAGGCTTGAAAGCCACCCGAAAATAAATGTCCATACCGTTGGAAATCCCCCCTTGAATTCCACCTGAATGATTGGTTTTAGTCACTGTTTTTCCGTCCACTACTTCAAAAACATCGTTGTGTTGTGAACCCCGCATTTCAACTCCTTCAAAACCAGAACCATACTCAAAACCTTTTGCAGCATTGATGCCCATCATTGCCTTTGCCAAATCTGCGTGAAGTTTGTCAAAAACAGGCGCACCCAACCCCGTGGGCATTCCTTCAATTACCGCACTGACCACTCCTCCAACCGTATCGCCTTCCTTGCGAACTTGCTTGATGAAATCCTCCATTTTCACCGCCATTGCAGCATCCGCACAGCGAACAGGATTGGCTTCAATTTGATTGAAATCCAATTCTTTGTACGATTTTTCAAGCTTCAATGCACCCACTTGCGACACATAGCCTGTTACTTGAATTCCATATTCTTTCAATAATAACTTTGCC
This window of the Chitinophagales bacterium genome carries:
- the aroC gene encoding chorismate synthase; translation: MAGNSFGTLFRISTFGESHGVGLGVIIDGCPAGLKIDMGFIQSELSRRRPGQSKIVTQRKEGDEFELLSGVFEGKATGTPICMVIRNEDQRSKDYSHIMDKYRPSHADFTYDEKYGFRDYRGGGRSSARETAARVAAGAVAKLLLKEYGIQVTGYVSQVGALKLEKSYKELDFNQIEANPVRCADAAMAVKMEDFIKQVRKEGDTVGGVVSAVIEGMPTGLGAPVFDKLHADLAKAMMGINAAKGFEYGSGFEGVEMRGSQHNDVFEVVDGKTVTKTNHSGGIQGGISNGMDIYFRVAFKPVATIVRAQDSVDKSGNAVTVTGKGRHDPCVVPRAVPIVEAMAALVIADHLLRNKSVRLNNSEN